The Chlorobaculum sp. MV4-Y genome contains the following window.
CCTTATCACCCTGCGTCAAGAGCTCGAATCAGAGTTCTGCATCATCATGCGGGTCTATTTCGAGAAACCGCGGACGACCATCGGCTGGAAGGGGTTCATCAACGATCCTCATCTCAACGATACCTACGATATTGAGCACGGCCTGTTCCATGCTCGCAAGCTCTTGATCGAGCTGAACGAAATGGGGCTTCCTGCCGCTACGGAGTTTCTTGATCCGATCTCGCCGCAATATGTGGCTGATCTGATCAGCTGGGCAGCCATTGGTGCACGCACTATCGAATCGCAAACCCATCGCCAGATGGCCAGCGGCCTCTCGATGCCGGTCGGTTTTAAAAATGCAACCGACGGACGTCTTCAGGTTGCCATCGACGCCATTCGTTCGGCCATGCACCAGCACAGTTTTCTGGGCATCGATCAGGATGGGCACAGCAGCGTCATTACGACCAAGGGTAATCCCTTCGGGCATCTTGTGCTGCGTGGCGGCTCCAGCAAACCGAACTACGATGCTGACAGCATCGCCCAGGCCGAAAAGCAGCTCAGGAAAGCTGAGCTGACGCCGTATCTGCTGGTTGATTGCAGCCACGCCAACTCTGGCAAGAAATTCGGCAACCAGTCCAAAGTCTGGGCTGATATTCTCGCCCAGAAGGAGCATGGCAACATAAGCATCGTGGGTGTTATGATCGAGAGCAATATCTGCTCCGGAAACCAGCCTTTCCCGGTCGATCCTGGCCAGCTGCAATATGGCGTCTCGATCACCGACGAGTGCGTCTCTTGGGACGAGACCGATAGGATGCTTCGGGATGGAGCCGCATTCATGAAGCGGGTTCGCTTGAAAGCCTGATGGCTCAGCCGTCAGATATTTTTATCAACCATAACTTTTCAGCATTGCAATGAACATCGATAAGCTTGTCTATGCAGTTGCCGGATTCTTTGTTCTGGCCAGCGTTCTGCTTTCTCAATATCATGATATTCGCTGGCTCTGGTTCACTGGTTTTGTCGGCCTGAACCTTTTCCAGGCAGCGTTTACCGGTTTCTGTCCGCTTGCCAAGATTCTCAAGGCTGCAGGTGTGAAACCGGGTCATGCATTTGAATGATCCACATCGGAGGGCAGGAGTCCATTTTTGTAACGGGATTCCTGCCGCTCAATCCACCATCTCACTATTCCATTCACAATCATGAGCATCGAAATCAGGCGGGTCAATACCAGCCATGAGCGCAAACAGTTCATCAAGTTTGCGTGGAAGGTGTACAGAAAAGACCCTGAGCTGAACAGGAACTGGGTGCCTCCGGTGATTTCGGACTACATGAAAACCCTCGATACCGAGCGCTATCCACTCTATGAACATGCCGATCTGGCGATGTTCACTGCCTGGAAAAATGGTGTGATGGCAGGCACAATTGCCGCAATTCAGAATCGCCGCCATAACGAGATTCATTACGACAAGGTGGGATTCTGGGGCTTTTTCGAGTGTGTGAACGACCAGAAAGTCGCTGATGCACTGTTTGAGGCCGCGGCGATGTGGCTCAAAAGTAAGGGACTTGACACGATGCGCGGGCCCGTAAGCCCGTCCATGAACGACCAGTGCGGCATGCTTACCAAAGGCTACGACAGCCCACCGGTGTTTCTGATGCTTTACAATCCGCCGTATTACAACGAGCTTTGTCTGAACAGTGGTCACAAGGTCGGTCAGGAGCTGCTTGCCTGGTATATCGACCAGAAGATGATCGATATCAGCCGCTTGAGCCGCATCGCCCAGCACGTGCTGAAGCGCGAGGGGCTGACCGTCCGCGACATGGACATGAAGAACTTCGACAGCGAGGTTGACAAGATCAGGGAGATTTACAACAAGGCGTGGGAGAAGAACTGGGGCTTCGTGCCGATGACCGACAAGGAGTTCGACTTCATGGCCAAGAGCATGAAATCGGTTGCCGATCCTCACTTTATCTATTTCGTCGAGGACAAGGATGGCAGGGCCATCGGCTTTTCACTCTCGCTACCTGACATAAACCAGGCGCTCAAACATGTCAACGGCAATCCTTTCACACCGTGGGGGCTGGTCAAGTTCCTCTGGTACAAGCGTAACATCTCGATGTTCCGCACCATCACGATGGGCGTGCTGCCGGAGTACCGCAACAAGGGGATCGACAGCATCCTGAACGCGCGCATTTCTGAGTACGGTGGCAAATACGGCCTGTTTGCCAGCGAGATGAGCTGGGTGCTCAAGTCTAACGAAGCGATGAGCAAGCTTGCCAAGGTGATCGGTGGCATTCCGTACAAGGAGTACGTGATTTACGAAAAGGCTATCTAAGACTTTCTCTGGTGGAGTGAGTGGACGTGTCGTTGACGGGCTGGAAAAAGAGTGATGGTATCAGCAGCTACCCGTGCCTGTAACAAAAAAGGAGCCTAAAGGCTCCTTTTTGTTAACCTAACAAAGAACGTTTCCACACTCAGAACGAGGCCATGAAGACCAGGTAAGACTGTTCGGTATCCGGGTTGTAGATAGCCGAAGCAGTGTAGCGGTCTTTCGACACGGCAATACCGGTGTTGACCAGGGCAAGTTTCTTGCCTTCGCCGTCACCATAGTAGCCTTCGTTGCCGAGACCTGCGGTTGCTTTGGCAGTGTAGCCATTCTTATCGTAAAACTTGTAGTTGGCTTCGCAATACCATGCGTTGTCGTAGTCGTTACCGGCGACG
Protein-coding sequences here:
- a CDS encoding 3-deoxy-7-phosphoheptulonate synthase, whose protein sequence is MQQLQDLRVSRIITLTSPRALKEKLPVTEHIADTVCKARHEVENILTGKDNRMLVIVGPCSIHDIKAAREYASRLITLRQELESEFCIIMRVYFEKPRTTIGWKGFINDPHLNDTYDIEHGLFHARKLLIELNEMGLPAATEFLDPISPQYVADLISWAAIGARTIESQTHRQMASGLSMPVGFKNATDGRLQVAIDAIRSAMHQHSFLGIDQDGHSSVITTKGNPFGHLVLRGGSSKPNYDADSIAQAEKQLRKAELTPYLLVDCSHANSGKKFGNQSKVWADILAQKEHGNISIVGVMIESNICSGNQPFPVDPGQLQYGVSITDECVSWDETDRMLRDGAAFMKRVRLKA
- a CDS encoding GNAT family N-acetyltransferase, with amino-acid sequence MSIEIRRVNTSHERKQFIKFAWKVYRKDPELNRNWVPPVISDYMKTLDTERYPLYEHADLAMFTAWKNGVMAGTIAAIQNRRHNEIHYDKVGFWGFFECVNDQKVADALFEAAAMWLKSKGLDTMRGPVSPSMNDQCGMLTKGYDSPPVFLMLYNPPYYNELCLNSGHKVGQELLAWYIDQKMIDISRLSRIAQHVLKREGLTVRDMDMKNFDSEVDKIREIYNKAWEKNWGFVPMTDKEFDFMAKSMKSVADPHFIYFVEDKDGRAIGFSLSLPDINQALKHVNGNPFTPWGLVKFLWYKRNISMFRTITMGVLPEYRNKGIDSILNARISEYGGKYGLFASEMSWVLKSNEAMSKLAKVIGGIPYKEYVIYEKAI
- a CDS encoding DUF2892 domain-containing protein, which encodes MNIDKLVYAVAGFFVLASVLLSQYHDIRWLWFTGFVGLNLFQAAFTGFCPLAKILKAAGVKPGHAFE